In Haemophilus parainfluenzae, one genomic interval encodes:
- the rraB gene encoding ribonuclease E inhibitor RraB: MTNFNELQEETREIITDLLNDGSDPDALYIIEHHIAHYDFDTLEKIAVDAFKAGYEVSEAEEFEDENGKVIFCFDIISEVELKPEIIDAQQKEILPLVEKYKGIYDGWGTYFEDPNAEDDEYGDDGEFFDDEDVEDDNERLH, encoded by the coding sequence ATGACGAACTTTAATGAACTTCAAGAAGAAACCCGTGAAATCATTACGGATTTATTAAATGACGGCAGCGATCCGGATGCGCTTTATATTATCGAACATCACATCGCCCATTATGATTTTGATACCTTAGAAAAAATTGCCGTGGATGCTTTCAAAGCAGGCTATGAAGTGTCAGAAGCAGAAGAATTTGAAGATGAAAATGGCAAGGTCATTTTCTGTTTTGACATCATCAGTGAAGTGGAATTAAAGCCTGAAATTATCGATGCACAACAAAAAGAAATTTTACCATTAGTCGAAAAATACAAAGGTATTTATGATGGCTGGGGCACGTATTTTGAAGATCCAAATGCGGAAGATGATGAATACGGCGATGACGGCGAATTTTTTGACGATGAAGATGTCGAAGACGACAACGAACGTTTACATTAA